A stretch of the Dechloromonas sp. TW-R-39-2 genome encodes the following:
- the prfB gene encoding peptide chain release factor 2 (programmed frameshift), producing the protein MEAEHINSISNKLDDLAQRAAELRRYLDYDHKRERLTLLNKEMEDPKIWDDPKYAQELGKEKKTLEDIVLVLEAVDNGVGDGRELFAMGKEDGDDDTLLAVEADNAELETKLAALEFRRMFNNPSDPMPCFLEIQAGAGGTEAQDWASMLLRMYLKYGEKKGFTVEVMEESEGDVAGLKSATVKFTGDYAYGTLRTETGIHRLVRKSPFDSNARRHTSFTSVFVFPEVDDSIEIAINPADVRTDTYRASGAGGQHINKTDSAVRLTHVPTGIVVQCQNDRSQHRNRDEAWQMLRARLYEFELRKQQAEQQKLEDAKSDIGWGHQIRSYVLDQSRIKDLRTNHETGNTQAVLDGDLDPFIEASLKQGV; encoded by the exons ATGGAAGCCGAACACATCAACAGTATCTCCAACAAGCTCGACGACCTGGCGCAGCGCGCCGCCGAGCTGCGGAGGTATCTT GACTACGATCACAAGCGCGAACGCCTGACCCTCCTGAACAAGGAAATGGAAGATCCCAAGATCTGGGACGATCCGAAATACGCTCAGGAACTGGGCAAGGAAAAGAAAACGCTGGAAGACATCGTGCTCGTCCTCGAAGCCGTCGATAACGGCGTGGGCGATGGCCGCGAACTGTTCGCCATGGGCAAGGAAGACGGCGATGACGACACCCTGCTCGCCGTCGAGGCCGACAACGCCGAGCTGGAAACCAAGCTCGCCGCCCTCGAATTCCGCCGCATGTTCAACAACCCGTCCGATCCGATGCCCTGCTTCCTGGAAATCCAGGCCGGCGCCGGCGGTACCGAAGCCCAGGACTGGGCCTCGATGTTGCTGCGCATGTATTTGAAATATGGCGAGAAAAAAGGGTTCACCGTGGAAGTCATGGAAGAATCCGAAGGCGACGTCGCCGGCTTGAAAAGCGCCACCGTCAAATTCACCGGCGATTACGCCTACGGCACGCTGCGCACCGAAACCGGCATCCACCGCCTGGTGCGCAAGTCGCCGTTCGACTCCAACGCGCGCCGCCACACCAGCTTCACCTCGGTGTTCGTCTTCCCGGAAGTCGACGACTCGATCGAAATCGCGATCAACCCGGCTGATGTGCGCACCGATACCTACCGTGCCTCCGGCGCCGGTGGTCAGCACATCAACAAGACCGACTCGGCTGTGCGTCTGACCCACGTCCCAACCGGCATCGTCGTGCAGTGCCAGAACGACCGTTCGCAGCACCGCAACCGCGACGAAGCCTGGCAGATGCTGCGCGCCCGCCTCTACGAGTTCGAGCTGCGCAAGCAGCAGGCCGAGCAGCAGAAGCTGGAAGACGCCAAGTCCGACATCGGCTGGGGCCACCAGATTCGTTCCTACGTGCTCGACCAGAGCCGCATCAAGGATTTGCGCACCAACCACGAAACCGGCAACACGCAAGCCGTGCTCGACGGTGATCTCGACCCCTTCATCGAGGCCAGCCTCAAGCAGGGCGTGTGA
- a CDS encoding cupin: MIDNLFAGLPSTAAVDEQFSELLRNPALRIERIVSNGQSSPPGFWYNQPEGEWVLLLQGEARLRLADEPQARHLKAGDFINLAPHCRHRVDWTPPDQTTIWLAIYYNGTQAG; encoded by the coding sequence GTGATCGACAACCTGTTTGCTGGATTGCCGTCGACCGCTGCGGTCGACGAGCAATTCAGCGAGCTTTTGCGCAACCCGGCGTTGCGCATCGAACGCATTGTTTCAAACGGACAGAGCAGCCCGCCCGGTTTCTGGTACAACCAACCTGAAGGCGAATGGGTTTTACTGCTGCAGGGTGAAGCCCGTCTGCGCCTGGCCGATGAGCCACAGGCACGACACCTCAAGGCGGGAGACTTCATCAACCTCGCCCCGCACTGCCGGCACCGCGTGGACTGGACACCACCAGACCAGACCACTATCTGGCTGGCAATTTACTACAACGGTACTCAAGCTGGCTGA
- a CDS encoding methyl-accepting chemotaxis protein, translated as MHLGLRAGLLSIDRFALELSSGRLIGRIDPASDGVLGPLAERLNGTARSLCELFLTFSRMAQEISSVAAESSVNANGGNDGVRQQRDITLSSSATLAQLTVSLGMTRDRAQVAAGAAQASGEMAFAGVDRVNALASSLDNLTANVRQTSDSAARLGQRSREVDAIVELIAEIAAQTNLLALNAAIEAARAGEQGRGFAVVADEVRKLAERTSNATRDIGQRIGGMRIDVDEMIHSMAETSVRAASSLHDAGEAVDDLHRVESNARQTLALINDIAAASREQSEAGKDVVRDIEQVATLADANECLVRSNSELSRYLSELAVLLNTALKKYQYE; from the coding sequence TTGCATCTCGGTCTGCGGGCAGGTTTGCTGTCGATCGATCGCTTCGCCCTTGAGCTTTCATCTGGGCGCCTGATCGGGCGAATCGATCCTGCATCGGACGGTGTGCTGGGTCCGTTGGCCGAGCGCCTGAATGGCACGGCGCGTTCTTTGTGCGAGCTTTTTCTGACTTTTTCACGCATGGCGCAGGAAATATCCAGCGTGGCGGCCGAGAGCAGCGTCAATGCCAATGGCGGCAACGATGGTGTTCGTCAGCAGCGTGACATTACGCTGTCTTCATCGGCTACCTTGGCGCAATTGACCGTCAGTCTCGGCATGACCCGCGACCGGGCGCAAGTTGCCGCCGGGGCTGCGCAAGCTTCTGGCGAAATGGCTTTCGCCGGTGTGGACCGGGTCAACGCCCTGGCATCCAGTCTTGATAATTTGACGGCCAATGTTCGTCAAACCTCTGATAGTGCCGCGCGTCTTGGTCAGCGCTCACGCGAAGTCGATGCGATTGTCGAGTTGATCGCCGAAATTGCGGCCCAGACAAATCTGCTGGCACTCAATGCGGCGATCGAGGCGGCACGCGCCGGTGAGCAGGGCCGGGGTTTCGCCGTCGTGGCCGACGAGGTGCGCAAGCTGGCTGAACGGACGAGTAATGCGACCAGGGATATTGGCCAGCGTATCGGTGGCATGCGGATCGATGTCGATGAAATGATCCATTCAATGGCAGAAACAAGCGTCCGTGCGGCATCGAGTCTGCACGACGCGGGGGAAGCGGTCGATGATCTGCATCGCGTTGAAAGCAATGCCCGGCAGACCTTGGCGCTGATCAACGATATTGCGGCGGCCAGTCGTGAGCAAAGCGAGGCTGGGAAAGACGTGGTGCGCGACATCGAACAGGTTGCCACCCTGGCGGATGCCAATGAATGCCTGGTTCGCTCGAATAGCGAACTGTCCCGCTACTTGAGCGAATTGGCGGTCTTGCTCAATACGGCCTTGAAAAAATACCAATACGAGTGA